GGATCACCTCCGAATCAGCGGTGTCGTCGTCGCTGTCGTCGGCATCCCCGTCGTCACCGTCGTCCGCATCGTCGCCGTCGTCGGTGACGATACCGCTCGACACCGAGTCACCGTCGACCAGTACCTCGTACCCATCGTCGGTACCACTGATCTCGACGGACACGACCGTCCCGGTGATCGTGAACGCGTCACCGGAGTTACTGCCCGTCGAACCGCTAATCGTCACGGTGCCGTCGCCGTTGTCGACAACTCGGTCGCCGGAGTCGGCTGCCACGTCCTCGGTCATGGTCTTCTCGGCAGTGCCATCGACCACGATTTCGTACTCGAACTGGTTCTCTTCGGTCGAGAGGACTTCGAGGACTACCTCCGCACCAGCCGTGTCGTCGCCGCCGTCGTCATCGTCAGCGTCGGCGCCATCGTCCGTGACGATGCCGCTCGACACCGAGTCGCCGTCGACGAGCACCTCGTACCCGTCGTCGACGCCGTCGATTTCGACGGACACGACCGTCCCGGTGATCGCGAACGCGTCACCCGAGTTGCTACCGGTGGAGCCGGTGATGGTCACAGTGCCGTCGCCGTTGTCGACGACTCGGTCACTGGAATCGGCGGCGACATCTTCGGTCATCGTCTTCTCGGCGGTCCCCTCGACCACGATTTCGTACTCGAACTGGTTCTCTTCGGTCGAGAGGACTTCGAGGATGGCTTCCGATTCACCGTCGTCGCTGTCGTCGTCACCGTTGACCGGTGCGTACTCGTCGGTCACGTCCTCGCCGTCGAGCACGAGTTGGTAGCCGTCGTCGACGCCGCTGATCTCGACGGAGACGATCCGACCGGAGACGGTGAAGGCGTCACCCGAGTTACTGCCCGTCGAACCGCTAATCGTGACGGTGCCGTCGCCGTTGTCGACGACTCGGTCGCCGGAGTCGGCGGCGACGTCTTCGGTCATCGACTTCTCGGCGGTTCCCTCGACCACGATTTCGTACTCGAACTGGTTCTCCTCGGTCGAGAGGACCTCCAGCGTCGCGTCCTCGAGGTCGCCGGCGTCGCCACCGTCGCCCCCGTCGGTCGGGCCGAGCGGGACGAAGGTGCCGTCGCGGTCGACGGTCGCGACGAAGCGATCACCGGTCACCGACCCGTCGGCCTCGAACGCCCACCCGGCCCCGTTGTAGCGCCACAGGTCGACCTCGCTGTCCGTGTAGCCGGCGCTGTCGAGGTCGTACACCACGCGGAGCGAGGCGGGGAGTCGGTTCGCGACCAGCGCCTCGTCGGCGACGGGTGCCCCGGCGGTGGCGGTCGGGAGGGTGTCGCTCTGTACCGTGTCGAGCCAGAAGGGGTCGTCCTCGTCCGCGTCGACCTCGGCGGCGCCGCCCTGCATCGTGACGCGCACGTCGTCGACGCTGACGCGGGTCAACTCGATCGACCCGTCTTCGACGTCGATTGCGTGGCCTCCGTTGTCGCGGATCGTGACGTCGATCAGGCGTTCCCCGCTCGCGTAGTCGCCGTAGATTCCGGATCCGCCGTTGTTCTCGATGATCGTGTCCCGGATCGTGTTTCCGTTGTACGTGTCCGACAGCGTGATCCCGTGGCCAGCGTTGTCGGCGATGTAACTGTCCCTGATCACGTTCTCCCCGACGTCGTCGCTCATGCGGAGCGCCCCGCGGTCGGACCTGTCGGCGCCGTTCCCGGTGAGTTCGGCGTCGGTGAAGGTGATCCGCCCGACGTTCTGGGCGAGGTACAGTCCGACCTCGTCGTTGTCGGTCGCGGTGAGGCCGTCGACGCTCCCGTCGTACGTCTCCCAGAAGTAGAAGCCGACCCTGTTTCCGGTCGCCGTAACCGCTCGCACCTCGATGTCGCGAGACTCGGTGAACGAGATGCCGAATCTGTTATCGCTCGCGGTAACACCGAGGACGCGTACTCCCTCGACGCCCTCGTCGATGTTCGTCCCAATCTCGACGCCGTCCTGCCAATCGGTGACAGAGATGTTCCGAACGGTGACGTTCGAGAGCGGACCGTCGGCGACGCCGTCCGGGGTGCCTTCGTACGCTAACACTGCCGTGCCGACACCGTCTCCGGTCACCGTGTGTCCGTTCCCGTCGAGCACGACGTCCGACGACCGAACGTGGAGGCACGCCCCGGAGATGTCCGCGGTGATGTCGTCCGCGAGTCGGTACACCCCTGGCTGGGTGATCGTCGTGCAGGAGTCGATCGTCGTCGCGGTCTGCAGTTGCCCCCCGTCCGTGCCGATCGACACGGTAGGGGTGGTGCCGACCGCGACGGGTGCGACCCCGACGACAACCGTCACGGCGACGACGAGCGCGACGGCGGCGGTCCGGCGCAGTCGGGACGACTGGCTCATCGCGTCCCTCCGCGGTCGTCGCCGGGACAGGCGATCGAAGTCAGACGGATCCGGGGCGACGTTCGGTCCGTCGGTCGCCGGTCGACACCGCGGGCGATCGTGCTCGTGTCGAAGGTGGTGACGTACGCCATGGGTGAGTCGCCCGCGCGTGGTCCACCCGGGCGCGGGAGCAAACCGTACGCGAATTGATCACTAAGTTATGACACTCGTTCGACTCATCGGCGAGCGCAGCCGATGGGGCCGGCGTCGCGTGGTGAGCGCTTACTCCGCGTTCCTGGCCGCCGAGGATCCGAGCGCGAGGTCGGGACACTCACGACGCAGTCCGTCGGTAGTCTCGGGTGAGTCTGCGATGCGAACGGCTTACGGATGCAACTCGGTAGATTCCGTGATACTGCCGCCGCAGCGACCGTCGTGACCGCCGCGAGTGACTCGCGAGCGTTGCCGTGTGAGGAGTGACCGCGAGGAGAAGCCGGGGGCGGAATACGAAGGGAATGTTCGAATCCAGCCTACGGGTCGTTTTCAATCGAATCGGGAGAGGCACCGAACGCAGATGAGCCGGGACCACGCCGAGTACATCGAGACGCTCCGCGACCGCGTCGAAGAAGAGCGCGGGGACGAGATAGCCGAGGCGGACGCCGAACGGATCCTCGAGTTCAGCGATCAGTTGTACCTGCTGAAGAGTTCCTACTCCGACGCGCGCCACGAGAAGCTCCTCCGTCACATCGTCCGCATCGCCGAACACGTCGGGGGTGTCGCGGAGGCGCTGGAGGACCGTGACGCGGCCGAGGAGATCGTCCGTTGGATCAACCGAACCTACGACAACGAGGAGACGAACCGCGACTACCGCGTCGGCTTCCGGGTGTTCGCCCAGAAGGTGACCGACGGCGACGACGTGCCGGACAGCGTCGACTGGGTGCCGGCGACGACGTCCAGCAACTACGACCCCGCACCGAAGCCCAGCGAGATGCTCCACTGGGAGGAGCACGTCCAGCCGATGCTCGAGGAGTGCCAGAACGTCCGCGACCGCGCGATGATCGCGCTCCAGTGGGACGCCGGCCTCCGCGGCGGCGAGTTCAAGAGCCTCACCTACGGCGACGTCACCGACCACACGCACGGCCTCCAGGTGACCGTCGACGGGAAGCAGGGGCGTCGGACGGTGACGCTGATCCCGTCGGTCCCGTACGTGACGCGGTGGCTCGCGGACCACCCGACCAGCGAACCGGACGATCCGCTCTGGTGCTCGCTCCACCGACCGTTCGTGAAGCCGACCGACAGAGCCCTCACGAGCGCGATCGCGTCCGTCGCCGAGCGCGCCGGCGTCGAGCGGCCGGTCACGCTCACCAACTTCCGGAAGTCGTCCGCGTCGTACCTCGCCTCGCAGGGCATGAGCCAAGCGCACCTCGAACACCACCACGGGTGGGTCACCGGCTCGACCGCGGCGGCACGGTACATCGCCGTGTTCGCCGACGCGGCCGACAACGAACTCGCACGGATCCACGGGCGCGACGTGAGTGAGACGGAGCCCGATCCAGTCGGTCCCGTCGAGTGTCCGCGCTGTGGCGAGGACACGCCGCGAGAGCGGGAGTTCTGTCTCCACTGCTCGCAGGCACTCGACCCGACCGCGAACGAGCAGCTTGAAACGCTCACCAGAGCGCTCGAGGATCGCGCGGTCGCGGAGGGGGATTCGCGCCTCCTGGACGCAGCGCGGGAAGCGCGGGAGCGTCCCGCCTCCGCGCTCGCCGACGACAGCGTTCAAACGTTCCTCACCTCCGAGTCGGAGTCCGAGGACTGACTCATCGCCACGGCGAGCCGCTGGAGGAGTTCGTCGTCGGGGTAGTCCTCCGCGAGTCGCTGGAAGAGGTCTTTGTCTTCGTCGTCGCTCTCGTCGTTCGGGGTGGTGGGGGACGTGGACTTACTCATCGTCGTCACCTCCGGTCGGCTGGCCGGCGAAGCGGCCGTTCTCGTCTCGCTGGACGGTTCGCGCGGAGTCGGGGACCGGCCCGTTCGAGATCGGTTCGGCGCGGTCGGGGCGGTGCGGGCACGGGCCGTCGAGGTCGCCCCACGAGCGGCTCCCCCAGCGGGCGTGTCCGAACTCGGTGCCGTCGGGGCCGATCGAGACCCAGCGCCGGCAGATTCGACACTTGATGTTGCCCTTACGGTCCGGCGGGGCGGACTCTCGTGCGAGATGGGCGGGGAGGTCGTCGAGGACGTCGCCTGGAGAGCGTGGGACGGTGCTCACTGCTGATCACCGTCCTCGTGGCGCGGTAGAACGTACGCGGAGTGTCCCGTCGTCTCTCGGTGGCTCTTCGCTGTGGTCTCAGCCGCAGGCTTCCCTCGGTACCCACCGAGGCGACCGCAGGCGTCGTCGCACCACGTGATGTACTCTACTTCGTCTGTCTCAGGCTCGCCGCCGTCGGCGACGATCTTCCGGTCGGGTTCGACGTAGTCACCACTCTCGGGGAGCTCGCCCCGGTTCAGGTCCCAACGGAAGTAGAACCAGCGTACGTCGTCACAGTTGGCACACCAGTAGGAGGTGACGAAGCCGGAACTGGCGAAGTAGCGAACGATGCCGCAGTCCTCGCAGGCCGTCGCGACGGAGTGTGACTTGTACGAAGTCCCCCTCGTCCCGAAGGTCTTCTTCACCATCGGCCCAGTCGCACCACCCTTCCGCATCGAGAGCGGGACGTTGTAGCCGACGCACGGATCGCCGTATTCCCAGTCGTCACGGTCGCCGCAGTACCGGCGCTGCTCGATCTCTTGGCCGCCGTCCGTGACGATCCGTTCGTTCGCTGCTCGACACCCCTTCGCCGCCGCGATCTCGGCGCTCACGTCGCGGAACCACTCCCCCGCGAATGAGGCGCCGCCCTCGCTGTCGATCTCCAGCGAGACCTCGAACGCACGCCTCGCTGCCGCGCGCTCTTCTCGCAGATCTGCGAGTCGCTCCAGGCCACCGTCCGTCGCGACCCGGTGTGCGCCGTCGTCGAGGACGAACGCGATCTCGCGGAGCGTCACGGCGGCGACGTCGAACCCGCACGGCGCGAGCGTCGTCCGTCCGGGTCCGGCCGATGTAAGGCCGTGGTCCGCGAGCGCGCGTCCACAGTCGGGACAGTCGGTTCTCAGGGTGAGCGGTGCGTCCTCTCGTTCGGGGGTTTCATGGCCCCCCGTAGCGTCGTCGTACATGGCTTTCGTGCCTGCTTCACGAAGGCCCGCGCGGGCCCGTGCCTCTAACACGGGGTCCGCATTCTGCGAACCGGGACCCATCTGTGAGAGACGGGTCCGCGAAGTGCCTTCGCCACAAATGGTTCTGTAGGTGGGTGACTTAGTTCTTACCCACAGAACCATTTGTCTCTTAGACTGTATTGTTTGTCTGGGTGGTGCCATGAAAATAGTAAAGCGAGAGGCCAACACGGATTGGACCAATGCGGCCGCGCCTCGCTTCGTGGATGACTCCGGTTGATCGAGACATCCTCGAACTGCTCCAGAATCAGGACGGGAGGGAACTAGTCCTGACTCCGGGTGTGATCGAGGCCAACACAGATTGGGGGCGTCAGGCTGTTCGAGAACACCTGATGACTCTCCGCAAGGAGGGTCTGGTCGATTACGAGGACGAAAGCAGAGCCCTGTATCGTCTTTCAGAGAGGGGTCGGAATTACCTCGAAGGTCGTCTCGCTGTAGAGGAACTCGAGAACCGTGAAGAATGAGACACG
The DNA window shown above is from Halobaculum marinum and carries:
- a CDS encoding right-handed parallel beta-helix repeat-containing protein; amino-acid sequence: MSQSSRLRRTAAVALVVAVTVVVGVAPVAVGTTPTVSIGTDGGQLQTATTIDSCTTITQPGVYRLADDITADISGACLHVRSSDVVLDGNGHTVTGDGVGTAVLAYEGTPDGVADGPLSNVTVRNISVTDWQDGVEIGTNIDEGVEGVRVLGVTASDNRFGISFTESRDIEVRAVTATGNRVGFYFWETYDGSVDGLTATDNDEVGLYLAQNVGRITFTDAELTGNGADRSDRGALRMSDDVGENVIRDSYIADNAGHGITLSDTYNGNTIRDTIIENNGGSGIYGDYASGERLIDVTIRDNGGHAIDVEDGSIELTRVSVDDVRVTMQGGAAEVDADEDDPFWLDTVQSDTLPTATAGAPVADEALVANRLPASLRVVYDLDSAGYTDSEVDLWRYNGAGWAFEADGSVTGDRFVATVDRDGTFVPLGPTDGGDGGDAGDLEDATLEVLSTEENQFEYEIVVEGTAEKSMTEDVAADSGDRVVDNGDGTVTISGSTGSNSGDAFTVSGRIVSVEISGVDDGYQLVLDGEDVTDEYAPVNGDDDSDDGESEAILEVLSTEENQFEYEIVVEGTAEKTMTEDVAADSSDRVVDNGDGTVTITGSTGSNSGDAFAITGTVVSVEIDGVDDGYEVLVDGDSVSSGIVTDDGADADDDDGGDDTAGAEVVLEVLSTEENQFEYEIVVDGTAEKTMTEDVAADSGDRVVDNGDGTVTISGSTGSNSGDAFTITGTVVSVEISGTDDGYEVLVDGDSVSSGIVTDDGDDADDGDDGDADDSDDDTADSEVILEVLSTEENQFEYEIVVEGTAEKTMTDDVAADSGDQVVDNGDGTVTISGSTGSNSGDAFVITGTVVSVEIDGADDGYRIVVDGDDVTDEYD
- a CDS encoding site-specific integrase; translation: MSRDHAEYIETLRDRVEEERGDEIAEADAERILEFSDQLYLLKSSYSDARHEKLLRHIVRIAEHVGGVAEALEDRDAAEEIVRWINRTYDNEETNRDYRVGFRVFAQKVTDGDDVPDSVDWVPATTSSNYDPAPKPSEMLHWEEHVQPMLEECQNVRDRAMIALQWDAGLRGGEFKSLTYGDVTDHTHGLQVTVDGKQGRRTVTLIPSVPYVTRWLADHPTSEPDDPLWCSLHRPFVKPTDRALTSAIASVAERAGVERPVTLTNFRKSSASYLASQGMSQAHLEHHHGWVTGSTAAARYIAVFADAADNELARIHGRDVSETEPDPVGPVECPRCGEDTPREREFCLHCSQALDPTANEQLETLTRALEDRAVAEGDSRLLDAAREARERPASALADDSVQTFLTSESESED
- a CDS encoding MarR family transcriptional regulator, which codes for MRPRLASWMTPVDRDILELLQNQDGRELVLTPGVIEANTDWGRQAVREHLMTLRKEGLVDYEDESRALYRLSERGRNYLEGRLAVEELENREE